One part of the Paracoccus sp. MBLB3053 genome encodes these proteins:
- a CDS encoding ligase-associated DNA damage response DEXH box helicase encodes MILPPEFQDWFAGQGWQPHPHQIALLASRHDSLLVAPTGGGKTLAGFLPSLVELRKGACKGSVHTLYVSPLKALTADIGRNLARPVAELGLQVRVEDRTGDTGASQRRRQRVDPPEILLTTPESLALMLSYPEAPAIFGGLRRVVLDELHALAESKRGDQLMLGLSRLRRLAPGLRVTGLSATVEDPKALAGFMAGSEPVTVIEADPGPDPDIDMLPTARPAPWAGGGGHYAIPEVLDAVRRARTTIIFINTRAQAELFFQALWAANDENLPIGLHHGSLAREQRSKVEAAMAAGELRAVVATGSLDLGIDWGAVDLVIQIGAPKNVKRLVQRIGRANHRYNAPSKARIVPANRFEQIECVAALEAVRARDLDGDPRGAGPLDVLCQHILLTACAGPFDADALFSEVRTAGPYRALDRVAFDACLDFAATGGYALRAYDRWQRLMLRDGSWQLRDPRAAKLLRMNVGTIVEAEMVRVRLRGRGGTPLGEVEEAFAASLVPGDSFLIGGRVVRMDAMREMVIEVTPEPRREPKIAVYSGVKLAMSTQLAHRVLALIGAPDRHAALPGDTRDWLALQAEVSRLPEPGLLLSESFPHAGLWHFALYGFAGRNALQTLGLLLAREMEEEGLGPLGFLSTDYALLIWTLDPVRGPSSLLDATRLRAGLGDWLGENAVMKRTFRNVATVAGLIQRNMPGLRKTGRQATFTSDILYDTLRKYDPDHLLLRITGDEAGRGLVDFGRIEEMLARSPRREHRNLERVSPLAAPLLLEIGKVPIRGEGRERMAQIEAEALMREAGLEMQG; translated from the coding sequence GCAGGACAGGGCTGGCAGCCCCATCCGCATCAGATCGCCCTGCTCGCGTCACGGCATGACAGTCTGCTGGTCGCTCCGACAGGCGGCGGCAAGACGCTGGCGGGTTTCCTGCCTTCGCTGGTCGAACTGCGCAAGGGCGCGTGCAAGGGGTCGGTTCACACGCTATACGTCTCGCCCCTGAAGGCGCTGACCGCCGATATCGGTCGCAACCTCGCGCGACCGGTCGCCGAACTCGGGCTTCAGGTTCGCGTCGAGGACCGGACCGGCGATACCGGCGCAAGCCAGCGTCGGCGCCAGCGGGTGGATCCGCCCGAGATCCTGCTGACCACGCCCGAAAGCCTTGCGCTGATGCTGAGCTATCCCGAAGCGCCTGCGATCTTTGGCGGGTTGCGTCGGGTTGTTCTGGACGAACTGCATGCGCTTGCGGAATCGAAGCGCGGCGACCAGCTCATGCTCGGGCTATCGCGGCTGCGACGGCTCGCCCCCGGATTGCGGGTGACAGGACTTTCGGCAACGGTCGAGGACCCGAAGGCGCTGGCCGGCTTCATGGCAGGATCAGAGCCAGTGACTGTGATCGAAGCCGATCCCGGCCCTGATCCCGATATCGACATGCTGCCCACCGCCCGACCCGCGCCCTGGGCAGGGGGTGGGGGGCACTATGCCATCCCCGAGGTGCTTGACGCCGTCAGACGGGCCCGCACGACCATCATCTTCATCAACACGCGGGCGCAGGCGGAACTGTTCTTCCAGGCGCTTTGGGCCGCCAATGACGAGAACCTGCCGATCGGATTGCATCATGGCAGCCTTGCGCGCGAGCAGCGTTCGAAGGTCGAGGCCGCGATGGCGGCGGGCGAGTTGCGCGCCGTGGTGGCGACCGGCAGCCTTGACCTTGGCATAGATTGGGGAGCAGTCGATCTGGTGATCCAGATCGGCGCCCCCAAGAACGTCAAGCGGCTGGTGCAACGGATCGGGCGCGCCAACCATCGCTACAACGCCCCCTCGAAGGCGCGGATCGTCCCGGCAAACCGCTTCGAACAGATCGAATGCGTCGCAGCGCTCGAGGCCGTCCGAGCCCGTGACCTTGACGGAGATCCGCGTGGCGCGGGGCCGTTGGATGTCCTGTGCCAGCATATCTTGCTGACGGCCTGCGCCGGGCCATTCGACGCAGATGCGCTTTTTTCCGAGGTGCGAACAGCCGGTCCCTATCGCGCTCTAGACCGCGTGGCATTCGATGCCTGCCTCGATTTCGCGGCGACCGGAGGATATGCGCTGCGAGCCTATGATCGCTGGCAAAGGCTGATGCTGCGGGATGGATCATGGCAGCTGCGCGATCCGCGCGCCGCCAAGTTGCTGCGAATGAATGTCGGCACCATCGTCGAAGCCGAAATGGTCCGCGTTCGCCTGCGCGGGCGGGGCGGCACGCCCTTGGGCGAGGTCGAAGAGGCGTTCGCAGCCAGTCTTGTTCCCGGCGACAGCTTCCTGATCGGCGGCCGCGTCGTGCGCATGGACGCAATGCGCGAGATGGTGATCGAGGTCACCCCCGAGCCCAGGCGCGAACCCAAGATTGCCGTCTATTCTGGGGTGAAGCTCGCGATGTCGACGCAGCTTGCCCACCGCGTCCTTGCCCTGATCGGTGCGCCGGATCGCCATGCTGCCCTGCCGGGCGATACGCGGGACTGGCTTGCGCTGCAGGCCGAGGTTTCGCGCCTGCCTGAGCCGGGCCTGCTGCTTTCCGAGAGCTTTCCACATGCCGGGCTTTGGCATTTCGCGCTTTACGGTTTTGCTGGGCGGAACGCGCTACAGACCCTCGGTCTGCTTCTGGCGCGCGAGATGGAGGAAGAGGGGCTGGGACCGCTGGGTTTTCTGTCCACCGATTACGCGCTGCTGATCTGGACGCTGGACCCGGTGCGCGGGCCAAGCTCGCTGCTTGATGCGACGCGCCTGCGTGCGGGCTTGGGCGATTGGCTGGGCGAAAACGCCGTAATGAAACGGACATTTCGGAATGTCGCAACGGTTGCGGGACTAATCCAGCGCAATATGCCCGGCCTGCGCAAGACCGGGCGGCAGGCCACCTTCACGAGCGATATCCTTTATGACACGCTGCGAAAATACGACCCCGATCATCTGCTGCTCAGGATCACGGGTGATGAGGCAGGACGCGGGCTCGTGGATTTCGGCCGGATCGAAGAGATGCTGGCCCGTTCGCCTCGGCGCGAGCATCGCAACCTCGAGCGTGTCTCTCCCCTTGCCGCCCCGTTGCTGCTGGAGATCGGCAAAGTTCCGATCCGTGGCGAGGGCCGCGAAAGGATGGCCCAGATCGAAGCCGAGGCCTTGATGCGCGAAGCAGGGCTGGAGATGCAGGGATGA
- the pdeM gene encoding ligase-associated DNA damage response endonuclease PdeM produces MSSYQFAFHGLHLEARASGALWWAEGRCLIVADLHLGKSERLARRGGPLLPPYEGMVTLDRLTAEVETLEPARIVSLGDAFDDDLVAHSLDEQMTRGLGQLAEGRDWFWVAGNHDPASACSLFGAAGPESRLGQVALRHVACPGAGPDISGHFHPVIRLAGERRKSFLLGKQHLILPAFGAYTGGLCANDPALRNLVPEGIAICCGRRALPLPIGAVALPGRHRRR; encoded by the coding sequence ATGAGCAGCTATCAATTCGCCTTCCATGGATTGCACCTTGAAGCCCGCGCCTCCGGCGCGCTTTGGTGGGCAGAAGGTCGCTGCCTGATCGTCGCCGACCTTCATCTTGGAAAATCCGAAAGGCTGGCGCGGCGCGGCGGCCCGCTTTTGCCACCATATGAGGGCATGGTGACGCTTGATCGGCTGACGGCCGAGGTCGAAACGCTCGAACCGGCCCGGATCGTCAGTCTTGGCGACGCGTTCGACGATGATCTGGTTGCACATTCACTGGACGAGCAGATGACGCGTGGTCTTGGCCAGCTTGCCGAAGGGCGGGACTGGTTCTGGGTTGCCGGAAATCACGATCCCGCAAGTGCCTGTTCCCTGTTTGGTGCCGCGGGACCCGAGAGCCGGCTGGGGCAGGTGGCGCTGCGTCATGTCGCTTGTCCCGGAGCGGGGCCGGATATTTCGGGTCATTTCCATCCTGTGATCCGCCTTGCAGGAGAGCGGCGCAAATCCTTCCTGCTTGGGAAGCAACACCTCATTCTCCCCGCTTTCGGCGCCTATACCGGGGGGCTCTGCGCCAATGACCCGGCCCTGCGGAACCTTGTGCCCGAGGGAATCGCGATCTGCTGCGGCCGCCGTGCTTTGCCTCTGCCTATTGGAGCCGTCGCTTTGCCAGGCCGTCATCGCAGGCGCTGA
- a CDS encoding outer membrane protein produces the protein MSIKKITVMAASLTLGAGIAANAGGYTPPVVEPIIAPIEEPVLDWAGGYAGATLGYGFGGKDRIGISDSTDTLLGDIGELEMDGANAGIRAGYRWQRDKWVFGPELGWEITDIKGDTSGMIGGTEYGAESKVKNVLALRFKTGYAVRPDMLVYGIAGWARADVDYDIAGEDVGYDTDGYILGLGVEKKINERTSITGEYEYANFGKETLEFGEYSTKATVDYNNLKVGVNFSF, from the coding sequence ATGAGTATCAAGAAGATCACTGTAATGGCGGCCTCGCTTACTCTCGGGGCAGGCATCGCGGCGAATGCAGGCGGCTATACTCCGCCGGTCGTCGAGCCGATCATTGCCCCGATCGAAGAACCGGTCCTGGACTGGGCCGGTGGCTATGCCGGTGCGACCCTGGGCTACGGCTTCGGCGGCAAGGATCGGATCGGCATCAGCGATTCGACCGACACTCTCCTCGGCGATATCGGCGAACTGGAAATGGACGGTGCCAATGCCGGCATCCGCGCCGGTTACCGCTGGCAGCGCGACAAATGGGTTTTCGGCCCGGAACTCGGCTGGGAAATCACCGACATCAAGGGTGACACCAGCGGCATGATCGGCGGCACCGAATACGGCGCCGAATCGAAGGTCAAGAACGTCCTGGCCCTGCGCTTCAAGACCGGCTACGCGGTTCGCCCCGACATGCTGGTTTACGGGATCGCCGGCTGGGCCCGCGCCGATGTCGACTATGATATCGCGGGCGAAGACGTTGGCTACGACACCGACGGCTACATCCTGGGCCTGGGCGTCGAAAAGAAAATCAACGAACGCACCTCGATCACCGGCGAATATGAATATGCCAATTTCGGCAAGGAAACCTTGGAGTTCGGCGAATACAGCACCAAGGCGACGGTCGATTACAACAACCTGAAAGTCGGTGTGAACTTCAGCTTCTGA
- a CDS encoding NB-ARC domain-containing protein codes for MPGPATGKGAFGHYCRGAASKVAGLKGGLGKTVLAKALLRDSEIAAAYGGERYWCVLGRTTDPREVQRQLLRDLTGQPAVIETISDGQAQLRQALAGRRCLIVLDDIWTTEQASAFAELGDSAVFVVTTRFQTVLAKLGAEAQALDQLDAAQGRELLAAWAKASPGQLPDIADAIVEECGFLPLAISCFGAAIASDRINWQDGLEALLVHDLGDLEAEIEGYDGNAGMFGAIDLSFRTLDQEDAIALARCAIIPEDAEIPIEALSALWHDLPVLGQDPRQVRRLCNRLVDTSLLIRDVAAGGEARWKLHDLVCDYLRGRLKEPRPIHGAIVSGYRATSGADWLPQEDDGYFHDWFAFHLAQAGRGSELREMVFDLFWMQAKLRHRDVQALIADLRLLDADEATGLLVRVLRMSAHVLNEFPEQPPASRGGIRPRSATNALPAGIPATRHGSIASSQPVQSTKLSSWISARSAPRRCSPVMAATQPAAAGTI; via the coding sequence ATTCCTGGCCCCGCTACGGGAAAAGGTGCTTTCGGGCATTACTGCCGGGGTGCGGCAAGCAAGGTTGCTGGGCTGAAGGGTGGGCTCGGCAAGACGGTCCTCGCCAAGGCGCTACTGCGCGACTCGGAGATCGCCGCGGCCTATGGCGGCGAGCGCTACTGGTGCGTCCTGGGCCGCACGACCGATCCCAGGGAGGTTCAGCGGCAATTGTTGCGCGACCTCACCGGTCAACCGGCGGTGATCGAAACGATATCGGATGGTCAGGCGCAATTGCGGCAGGCGCTGGCGGGACGCCGTTGCCTGATCGTGCTCGACGATATCTGGACGACCGAGCAGGCGAGTGCCTTTGCGGAACTCGGCGACAGCGCGGTCTTCGTCGTCACGACACGCTTTCAAACGGTTCTGGCCAAACTGGGCGCCGAGGCCCAGGCGCTTGATCAGCTTGATGCGGCCCAAGGGCGAGAACTGCTGGCAGCCTGGGCCAAGGCCTCCCCCGGACAGCTGCCCGATATTGCAGATGCCATCGTGGAGGAATGCGGCTTCCTGCCGCTTGCGATCAGCTGCTTCGGGGCCGCCATCGCCAGCGACCGCATCAACTGGCAAGACGGGCTGGAAGCGCTTCTGGTACACGATCTCGGCGACCTCGAGGCCGAGATAGAAGGCTACGATGGCAATGCCGGCATGTTCGGGGCGATCGACCTGAGCTTCCGGACCCTCGATCAGGAGGATGCGATTGCCCTCGCCCGCTGCGCTATCATCCCGGAGGATGCTGAGATCCCGATCGAGGCGCTCAGCGCGCTCTGGCACGATCTGCCAGTGCTCGGCCAGGATCCACGGCAGGTCCGGCGGCTTTGCAACCGGCTGGTGGATACCTCGCTGCTCATCCGGGATGTGGCGGCAGGTGGCGAAGCCAGATGGAAGCTGCACGATCTCGTCTGCGACTATCTGCGTGGCCGCCTGAAGGAGCCCCGCCCGATCCATGGGGCCATCGTCAGCGGCTACCGGGCGACCTCCGGTGCGGACTGGCTGCCGCAAGAAGATGACGGCTATTTCCACGACTGGTTCGCTTTCCATCTCGCGCAGGCCGGGCGAGGGAGCGAGTTGCGCGAGATGGTTTTCGACCTCTTCTGGATGCAGGCGAAGCTGAGGCATCGCGATGTTCAGGCGCTGATCGCAGATCTTCGGCTTCTCGACGCGGACGAGGCAACCGGTCTACTGGTTCGCGTCCTGCGCATGTCGGCACATGTCCTGAACGAATTCCCGGAACAGCCTCCCGCTTCCAGAGGCGGCATTCGGCCCCGGTCTGCCACGAATGCCTTGCCAGCGGGAATCCCCGCCACCAGGCATGGCAGCATTGCTTCGTCACAGCCTGTCCAGAGCACGAAATTGTCCTCGTGGATTTCTGCCCGATCTGCGCCGAGACGATGCAGCCCGGTCATGGCGGCCACGCAACCTGCCGCTGCGGGCACAATCTGA
- a CDS encoding trypsin-like serine peptidase, which yields MAAHSASLAKILRQGSQDAAGTGVVIGPRQVLTCAHVVYDALGRDGLDPSVPEGEIRITLPLRLGGGADFEMKLRADGWVPPMAEPEFGIAEDLALLELVGTADFPAGVLPPRFTDMDLGNALDRPVAMSGFPGGNSFDTVLGATRGLDDRSRLQIDPANSERVVAGGFSGAAVLDLKTGCLIGLLVSKKTRDNVTIAYAIPVGTIAKAVDLSAVMVPTPGEARLPPLPRNFVSREAFLAPLREKVLSGITAGVRQARLLG from the coding sequence ATGGCCGCGCATTCCGCCTCGCTCGCGAAAATTCTGCGTCAAGGTTCCCAAGATGCTGCCGGGACCGGGGTGGTCATCGGCCCGAGGCAGGTCCTGACCTGCGCGCATGTCGTCTATGACGCGCTTGGCCGGGACGGGCTGGACCCATCCGTGCCGGAAGGCGAAATCCGGATCACCCTGCCGCTGCGACTCGGGGGCGGTGCGGACTTCGAGATGAAGCTCCGCGCGGACGGCTGGGTGCCGCCCATGGCCGAGCCGGAATTCGGCATCGCCGAGGATCTGGCGCTGCTCGAACTTGTCGGCACGGCAGATTTTCCTGCCGGAGTTCTCCCCCCACGCTTCACGGACATGGATCTCGGCAATGCCCTCGACCGGCCCGTGGCGATGAGCGGCTTCCCCGGCGGAAACAGCTTCGACACGGTACTTGGCGCGACGCGTGGGCTGGACGACCGCAGTCGGCTGCAAATCGATCCTGCCAACAGCGAGCGCGTCGTGGCGGGCGGCTTCAGCGGGGCAGCTGTTCTCGATCTGAAGACCGGCTGCCTGATCGGTCTGCTGGTCTCGAAGAAGACGCGGGACAACGTGACGATCGCCTATGCGATCCCGGTCGGCACGATCGCCAAGGCGGTCGATCTCTCGGCTGTGATGGTGCCCACCCCCGGCGAGGCCCGGCTTCCGCCCTTGCCGCGCAACTTCGTGTCGCGCGAGGCATTCCTGGCCCCGCTACGGGAAAAGGTGCTTTCGGGCATTACTGCCGGGGTGCGGCAAGCAAGGTTGCTGGGCTGA
- a CDS encoding CU044_2847 family protein produces MATKIQTFALESGGTVAVEVAASGGEEERISSSKAEIVEDTGRKFTDALKGVEEATREILEGFATALKPEQLELTFGLKFSAKAGIVLASTDAEATLSLKATWKPISGS; encoded by the coding sequence ATGGCGACAAAGATCCAGACCTTTGCCTTGGAAAGCGGCGGCACGGTGGCCGTCGAGGTTGCCGCCAGCGGCGGTGAAGAGGAACGCATCTCTTCATCCAAGGCCGAAATCGTCGAGGACACGGGCCGCAAGTTCACCGATGCCCTGAAGGGCGTCGAGGAGGCGACAAGGGAGATCCTGGAGGGTTTTGCCACGGCCTTGAAACCGGAGCAGCTCGAACTGACCTTCGGCCTCAAGTTCAGCGCCAAGGCCGGCATCGTCCTGGCCTCGACCGATGCCGAGGCGACCTTGTCGTTGAAGGCGACCTGGAAGCCGATATCTGGCAGCTGA